A window of uncultured Gellertiella sp. genomic DNA:
TTTGCCAAGTGGATTTGGCAGGCGGCTTGGCCAGCAGCGGCAACAATCATCGCCCTGCTCGGCTACTTCAAACACTAAACCTCAACAAAAGGAATACAACTACATGGCACTCAATGCAGGCATGCCGGACACCATCCTGATCTTCGCAATCGCGCAGACCGACCTCGTAGCCAACACCGGCCATGAGATCGTCTCCCCGGTGGACGGCTATATCTATGAGCTCCGCACCATCGTGCAGGATGCCATCACCACGGGCGGCACCGTGACTGTCAAGACGGGTGACGCTCTGGCCAACACCGTGGCTGGCCTCTCGGTAGCAATCGCAAGCGCTGCCGCCAAGGGTGTCCGTGCTGTGGGCACGCCAACCCCGAAGTCCACGACCCGCAAGGTGTCCAAGGGCGACCGCATCCAGATCGCCACGGCGAACTTCGCAACTGCTGGCTCCATCCGGGGCTACCTGAAGATCGCTGCTGCCGACACTGACGGCGTGATGCCCTTCTAAGGCTGGCCAATGAGCCGACCGATTGGGATTGGGCACAATGGTGGCCCACCCCTAGACGACTATGAAGACGAGGACACCAGCGCCCTCTATGCCCAGTTCGAAGGCAAGAGCGTCCAGGATATCCTCCGGGAAGGCCAGAAGGCCCTCTTCATTGACCTCGTGGTAGCCGTCCGGTCTGGAAAGGCAAGCCACAACGAGAAGGCCATCCTTCGGAACCTCCTCAAGGACAATGGCTTGGTGCTCGGCATCCCGCCAGACGAGCCGCTCACCCGAAATGCTCCGGTCGATCTGCCGGACTTCGACGTGCCGGACTACGAGTAATCAGCTTAGAGCCCCTGCCATTTGGTGGGGGCTTTTTGTTTTAGCGAAAAGGAAAGACAGAATGGACAGAGAAAAAGCCAAGCTCGTGCTGTGCGAAGACGCGGAGGACAGGGAGTTCTACAAGGCGGCTACGAGTGCCGAGATCACGGGAGACAGCCGATGGTCAACGTACTACGAGCAGGTCTTTGAGGATACCCGTGACGGCACCTACTGGGAAATCTCGTGGTCTCGTGGGGCTACCGAGTACCAGGACAACGGCGTGGAAGACGTAGAGGTCCGGCAGGTCAAGGCCGTGGAGAAGACTGTAACGGTGTTTGAGGCGGTCTAGTTGGCCAAACTGCGTGATCCTCTCAAGGATACCGAAGAGCGACAGCGCCTAGCCTCCAGCGTCAAGCAGCAGCTCAAGGAAGAGCGCAAGGCCAAGGGTGAGCTATCAGCCGCCCAGATAGTCAATCCCGCTCAGCGGCCACCAGCGGCTCCCCCTATGCGTGTTGAGCCCGGTGTCTCGCTTGATGCCCGCATTAGGGCAGACTTCCGGGTGTTCCTCACGCTTGTCTGGCGGCACCTGCTTGGCAGTGACCCCAACCCGATCCAGCTTGACCTAGCCTACTGGCTCCAGCATGGCCCTGACCGGGCTATCATCATGGCATTCCGAGGCTTCTCCAAGAGCTGGATCACCGGGGCCTATGCCCTGTGGCGGCTCTACTGTGACCCGGATGAGAAGATCATGGTGGTGTCTGGCTCCCTCAAGCGTGCCATCGCTACTTCCACGTGGTGCTTCTCCCTCGTGATGACCATGGACCTCTTGGCTCATATGAGGCCCACAGCGTCCACCCGGCAGTCTGCCACAGCGTGGGACGTGGGGAACTGCATCCCGGCTCAGTCTGCAAGCTTTACGCCTTTCGGTATTGGTGGGCAGCTTGTGGGCTTCCGTGGCTCGTGCATCATCCCGGATGACGTGGAGACGCAGACCAACTCGCTCACCGTTGTCATGCGGGAGAAGATTGAGGAGGCCGTAAAGGAGTTTGAATCAGTTCTTACTCCCGGTGGTGTCATCAAGTATCTGGGCACGCCGCACGACATTGACAGCCTCTACATGAAGCTGTTGCGCCTCAAGGACAAGGCTGGGAAGCCCGTCTATCAGGCACGCATCTGGCCCGCCCTCTTCCCGACCGTGGAGGAGATCAAGAAGTATGGGCCTATCCTAGCGCCCTATATCCCGGCCCAGATCAAGAAGCACGGCCCGTCTATCGTCGGCCACAGCACCATGGCAATGCGCTTCACGGACGAGGACCTTGAGAAGCGTAGAGCGGCAATGGGTAACTCCGAGTTCCGCCTACAGTTCATGCTCGATCTGGCGGGGTCTCTGGTGGACAAGTTCCCCCTGAAGCTTAAGGACCTCATGGTGATGGACCTAGACCCGGAGAGAGCCCCTGAGGAGCTTGTCTGGGGTCTAACCCACATTGACCGGGACCTGCCGGTGATGGGCTTTGATGGCGACTACTGGCACAAGCCTGTCCACACAGGGGCTCACTACTCCCCGTACAGCCGCAAGATTGGCTATCTGGATGGATCGGGCAGGGGGCAGGATGAAACCGCCCTGTCAATCGGAGGAGAGCTCTACGGGCGTGTCTTCCTGTTGGACCTCTATGCCAGCAAGGATGGCTACGGCCCTGAGACCCTCAAGGCCATTGCCCGGCTGATCGTCCGTTGGGGCGTCACCACGCTCTACGTGGAGGCCAACTACGGGGACGGCATGATGGTGGCCCTTCTCAAGCCCGTCATCCAGGCCGAGTGGGATATCCAGCAGGCACGGCTACAGGCCGGTGGCAAGCGGGTGGAGCATGTGGGTACGGCCATTGAGGAGGTGAAGAGCGGGGCAGTCCAGAAGGAGAAGCGCATGCTCTCTGTCTTGGAGCCCGCCACCCAGCAGCACCGGCTTGTGATCAACCGGGAAGTTGTCCTCTACGATGACCGCTCTATCCGCCAGATGGACGGGGAAGACACCCGGCACCGCTATGCGTTTGGCTACCAGTACACCCACCTCACACGCGAGAAGGATTGCCTTGGGCATGATGACCGCTTGGAGACCGTGGCGGGGCTGCTGGCCATGTTTGCGGCGGAGCTTGGGGTCAACCCTGAAGGCATCGCCTTGAGGGCCAAGTCAGAGCGCTCTGACGCCCTTCTGGCTGAGCTGGAAGAGGAGGCTTGGTCTATGGCCGGTCGATCATCGGGAGGCTCCTCTCGGGATACCAGAGTGCAGGCTGCTCGCCCGTCATCTCGCTAGAACATTGGGTAGGCCTTCCTGGAGACGGGAGGGCCTATCTATGGGCTTTTCTAATTCCCGCAGTATAGCAGGGGGATCATACTCCAAGCCCTCCCTAAGGTTACCTATATGTTTCCTACCTAGACCACCATAGACACATTAAGAGATAGCATGATGTTTGGCATGTAGTCTGTGTTCAAAGTGACCTACTTGATGCCAACATACAGCATAGCATACAGCGTACCACATAGCATAGCACACAGCTACACACCGATGATGGATACAGCATACATGGGATAGCATGATGAACAGCATAGAGATAAGCTCCTTGCTTGCCGCATTGGAGTACCTCTGGCTCTGGCTGCAAGTCAACCTTCGGAGATAGCCAGGGGTCCCGTATCTCAGAGGGTATCCACGTGGCAGCGGAGCCGACCTTCCCCCCGTGGCCCCCTCAAGCCTTCCCATCCAGCGCAATCGACCACCGGCCAGCCTCCGGGCCATGCATCGAGCTCTAGCGCATTGATATCATTGAGTTTCCATGTCCTTGGGGGAGGACATTCAGTCGCCAGCGAGCTGCCTGGGGCCGTGCATCGAGCTTGGCATAGAGTCCGCACTACTCTTAGACCACATCGGTTCTAGCCAACTAGGTCACTTTGCCCGCCGATAGTATGGGGTCTAGGACACCGCATGCCGACCCTCACGGCAACCACCTAGCCCAACATCATTCTCACCATATAGCTATGGCATGCGGCAACCATCACCATCATGGTGCGCACTGTGGTGTGCATCATGCTATCCAACAAAATGCACACCATAGTGATTATTTTCATGAGGTGGTGTTGACACTATGCAAAACTTGTGGGCTATATAGCGACATGCACGCCACAGTGTACACCATAAAGGATAGCAAGATGAGCAACCACATAGACCGCGCTAAGGCATACATCGAGAGCCACGGCCACGAAGCATTCATTACGCCAGACGGGCTGCTGGCTAAGAGCTGGGTAGTGTTTGATGGCCGGGTATCGCGCTACTTCGATGACCAGAATGACAACGCATATGAAGAGCTTGAAGTGTTCCCCATTGTTGACGGCATGGTTAGCATCAAGGCAATCCGCAATTGGCTTGGCTACTGAGGGTGAGCATAGAGGCGGCATAGGGACACACCGTGCCGCTCACTATACCCACACATCAACCACCATCCGTAGAGGTGAGCACCATGTCTAGCCTACTTGATACCTTCACCGCGCATTGCATAGGGACGGCCTTATGGTCATCCATCGGGGACGAGGACGAGCCTCTGGACAGTCAGTTTGACCGCTCGGATATCGCCCCGGAGCTTCGGGCCGCCATTGAGGCTGAATGCAAGGCCTTCTATCTGGCCAATCACAACGCCATCCATTGCGATGACGCACCGCTGGCTAATGACTTTGAGGGGCCTATAGCCGAACGGGAAGCCGCCATGGCTGGCCATGACTTCTGGCTGACACGGTGCGGCCACGGTGCTGGCTTCTGGGATGGCGACTGGCCGGAACCTCACGCCACCGCATTGGACAACGCCGCTAAGGCCTTCGGCAACGTTGACCTCTATGTGGGCGACGATGGCCAGATTTACGGGGGCTGACACCATGACGCCCTACACCCTCATTCGTGACCTTTGCGCCTTCCTTGCCGTTATCGCCCTTGTGATCGGCGGCAATGCCCTAGCGGCTGGCCTAATCGGCTAAGCCCTACAGTCCAACACCCAATCAACCGCAACCATCTGAGGCCAGCGCTCTATGCCCCGCGCAATGGGGAACGTGTGGCCGTAGCTTAGAGGATAGACCATCATGAATACCCTACAAGCCATCGTGACGAAATACCACGGGCCTACCAGCACCAAAGCGGGAAGGATCATAGCCACAGCATATGCTGGCCGCATAATCCATGAGTATGACCCCCGGCTACGCCAAGAGGGCAACCACGATGCGGCTTGCATTAAGCTTGCCGAAAAGATGGGCTGGAAGGCCGTATGGTTCCGGGGAGGTATGCCCGATGAGTCCGGCAATGTTTATGTGCAAGGCAAGCCAGGTGCCGGTGA
This region includes:
- the terL gene encoding phage terminase large subunit; its protein translation is MAKLRDPLKDTEERQRLASSVKQQLKEERKAKGELSAAQIVNPAQRPPAAPPMRVEPGVSLDARIRADFRVFLTLVWRHLLGSDPNPIQLDLAYWLQHGPDRAIIMAFRGFSKSWITGAYALWRLYCDPDEKIMVVSGSLKRAIATSTWCFSLVMTMDLLAHMRPTASTRQSATAWDVGNCIPAQSASFTPFGIGGQLVGFRGSCIIPDDVETQTNSLTVVMREKIEEAVKEFESVLTPGGVIKYLGTPHDIDSLYMKLLRLKDKAGKPVYQARIWPALFPTVEEIKKYGPILAPYIPAQIKKHGPSIVGHSTMAMRFTDEDLEKRRAAMGNSEFRLQFMLDLAGSLVDKFPLKLKDLMVMDLDPERAPEELVWGLTHIDRDLPVMGFDGDYWHKPVHTGAHYSPYSRKIGYLDGSGRGQDETALSIGGELYGRVFLLDLYASKDGYGPETLKAIARLIVRWGVTTLYVEANYGDGMMVALLKPVIQAEWDIQQARLQAGGKRVEHVGTAIEEVKSGAVQKEKRMLSVLEPATQQHRLVINREVVLYDDRSIRQMDGEDTRHRYAFGYQYTHLTREKDCLGHDDRLETVAGLLAMFAAELGVNPEGIALRAKSERSDALLAELEEEAWSMAGRSSGGSSRDTRVQAARPSSR